A section of the Methanococcus vannielii SB genome encodes:
- the rnp3 gene encoding ribonuclease P protein component 3, translating to MLEKVFDINQIFDEKGIMTLKRFGWDGSVAFQNHTDFSDELIDNAKKYGEENGILVYSGLKILSNNQNEIDKIVKKYRNRVEMIFIEGGDIKINRKTLESNETDVLSTPELNRADNGLDHVLTRLGSTNRVSIELNLSNLIKNKNYDRARVLWAFQRNLMLCKKYDTPVVISSGANDIYGIKAPDDVRGFLNTLVDQMYAKKIMETTSKIVNYRLHMKKSNVLMYGLEIVE from the coding sequence ATGCTTGAAAAAGTTTTTGATATAAATCAGATTTTTGATGAAAAAGGAATCATGACTTTAAAACGGTTTGGTTGGGACGGCAGTGTTGCATTTCAGAACCATACGGATTTTTCTGATGAATTAATAGATAATGCAAAAAAATATGGTGAAGAAAATGGAATTTTGGTGTATTCTGGATTAAAAATTTTATCTAACAACCAAAATGAAATTGACAAAATAGTTAAAAAATATAGGAATCGGGTAGAAATGATTTTTATTGAAGGTGGCGATATTAAAATAAACAGAAAAACGCTTGAATCAAATGAAACAGATGTATTATCTACTCCTGAATTAAATAGGGCGGATAATGGACTTGACCATGTTTTAACAAGATTGGGTAGTACTAATCGAGTTTCTATTGAACTAAATTTATCAAATCTGATTAAAAATAAAAATTACGACCGTGCAAGAGTTTTATGGGCATTTCAAAGAAATTTAATGCTCTGTAAAAAATATGATACTCCAGTCGTAATTTCAAGTGGTGCAAACGATATATACGGAATAAAGGCCCCTGATGATGTAAGGGGATTTTTAAATACGCTAGTTGACCAAATGTATGCAAAAAAGATAATGGAAACAACATCGAAAATTGTAAATTATAGATTACACATGAAAAAAAGCAATGTTTTAATGTATGGACTTGAAATTGTGGAATAA
- a CDS encoding methanogenesis marker 7 protein: protein MYQVIRYEGGVYKNNVLKEWIEDTGGFIIQEHVMQLDVYMTVAIPGSEIENFREEAKKYKGKIVETPLAGIEIAVVSPSLSRHHLPHIACDVSEYVRKFGAKPNMIGLAHGAGKNISQLREKEKRLIQEHDIAIYVMGNFESCIKDKIHLFNVDVPLVVTGGPEKIDIPYTYVGNLGRRSHRLRHGEEIRALRQMIDEVTKKIADKRAELSYDPPIIPPVVVKDEIEKKVVVKDEIEKKVEEVRGLLAPMPIVTQLDGLRIKMDYDRNFEEIENLKVGKYLLKDISYISKSEMKNYILIKLKSTSEVKNLNKY, encoded by the coding sequence ATGTATCAGGTAATAAGGTATGAAGGTGGAGTTTATAAAAACAACGTCTTAAAGGAATGGATTGAAGATACGGGCGGATTTATAATACAAGAGCACGTAATGCAACTTGATGTTTACATGACTGTTGCAATTCCGGGAAGTGAAATCGAGAATTTCAGGGAAGAGGCGAAAAAATACAAGGGAAAAATCGTTGAAACCCCGCTAGCAGGGATTGAAATTGCAGTAGTTTCCCCAAGTCTTTCGAGGCATCACTTACCCCATATTGCATGCGATGTTTCAGAATACGTTAGAAAATTTGGTGCAAAGCCAAACATGATAGGTTTAGCACATGGGGCAGGAAAAAACATAAGTCAGCTCCGTGAAAAAGAAAAAAGATTAATTCAAGAGCATGATATTGCAATATACGTTATGGGAAACTTTGAAAGCTGCATAAAAGATAAAATACACCTTTTTAACGTAGATGTACCGCTTGTAGTTACCGGTGGCCCTGAAAAAATAGATATACCTTATACATACGTTGGAAACCTTGGAAGGAGGTCGCATCGACTAAGGCATGGTGAAGAAATAAGGGCATTAAGACAGATGATTGACGAAGTAACAAAGAAAATAGCAGATAAACGTGCTGAGCTTTCATATGACCCGCCAATTATTCCCCCAGTTGTTGTAAAAGATGAAATAGAAAAGAAAGTTGTTGTAAAAGATGAAATAGAAAAGAAAGTTGAAGAAGTAAGGGGACTTTTAGCACCAATGCCGATTGTAACCCAATTGGATGGCCTAAGGATTAAAATGGATTACGATAGGAATTTTGAAGAGATAGAAAATTTAAAAGTAGGAAAATACCTTTTAAAAGATATATCATATATTTCAAAATCAGAAATGAAAAACTATATACTTATAAAATTAAAATCAACATCAGAAGTTAAAAATTTAAATAAATATTAA
- a CDS encoding MBL fold metallo-hydrolase, protein MELYFRGGAFEVGRSCVEVKSDKSTVLFDCGVKLSPKGIEYPILDDLNADCVFPSHSHLDHVGSIPVLIRKGMVPAIYATPITKAITKELLRDSLKISQVEGHELPYDKEDFNTSLSLFRKAGYNKPKKFKDFEFELFNAGHIPGSSTILLNYGSKKIVYTGDVKVNDTELVKGADLSYSKENIDCLIIESTYGGNNQEDRKEAEKKFVEEIKKTVERGGVALIPVFAVDRSQEIIMMLNKYDFKVPVYFDGLGRKITRIMLDYPEYLNYPHELKDAFFKVIEVNPKDRKQIIKDLKNNGGIVVSTAGMLEGGPIIPYIFEFMKDKKSSLIFTGYQVEDTAGRYLLETGKVKMGELDVTPEFEVMAFQFSAHGEMGELRHIVKKVNPETLIIQHGEASSLESFKNWAVLEGFSENKVFTPKVGDKINLNEILR, encoded by the coding sequence ATGGAACTCTATTTTAGAGGAGGGGCTTTTGAAGTTGGAAGAAGTTGTGTAGAAGTAAAATCAGATAAAAGTACAGTATTATTTGACTGCGGTGTAAAATTATCCCCCAAGGGAATTGAATATCCAATTTTAGATGATTTAAATGCAGATTGCGTTTTCCCATCTCATTCACACCTTGATCACGTTGGAAGTATTCCAGTTTTAATTCGAAAAGGCATGGTTCCCGCAATTTATGCAACCCCAATTACAAAGGCAATTACTAAAGAGCTTTTAAGGGATTCCTTAAAAATTTCACAGGTAGAAGGTCATGAACTTCCGTACGATAAAGAGGATTTTAACACTTCATTAAGCCTATTTAGAAAAGCAGGATATAATAAACCGAAAAAATTTAAAGATTTTGAATTTGAACTATTTAATGCCGGCCATATTCCTGGAAGTTCAACAATTTTACTAAATTATGGAAGTAAAAAAATAGTTTATACTGGAGATGTAAAAGTAAATGACACAGAACTTGTAAAGGGGGCAGATTTATCATATTCTAAGGAAAATATTGATTGTTTGATAATTGAATCAACTTACGGGGGAAATAATCAGGAAGATCGAAAAGAAGCCGAGAAGAAGTTTGTAGAAGAAATAAAAAAGACTGTTGAAAGAGGGGGAGTTGCATTAATACCAGTTTTTGCAGTTGACCGTAGCCAAGAAATTATTATGATGCTTAATAAGTACGATTTTAAAGTTCCAGTATATTTTGATGGACTGGGTAGAAAAATAACTCGAATAATGCTTGATTATCCAGAATACTTAAATTATCCCCATGAATTAAAAGATGCCTTTTTTAAGGTAATTGAAGTGAACCCAAAAGACAGAAAACAGATTATAAAAGACCTGAAAAACAATGGGGGAATAGTAGTCAGTACTGCGGGAATGCTTGAAGGGGGGCCAATAATTCCATATATTTTTGAATTTATGAAAGATAAAAAAAGTTCCCTGATTTTTACTGGCTACCAAGTAGAAGACACTGCTGGAAGATATTTACTTGAAACTGGAAAAGTAAAAATGGGAGAACTTGATGTAACTCCTGAATTTGAAGTTATGGCGTTTCAATTTTCTGCCCATGGGGAAATGGGCGAATTAAGGCATATCGTAAAAAAAGTAAACCCTGAAACATTAATTATTCAGCATGGAGAAGCTAGTTCACTTGAATCTTTTAAAAACTGGGCAGTTTTAGAAGGATTTAGTGAAAATAAAGTATTTACTCCTAAAGTAGGGGATAAAATTAATTTAAATGAAATTTTAAGGTAA
- a CDS encoding TatD family hydrolase, producing the protein MIDSHIHSDSRPYEDFEIMAAIFDCVITHAHDPLKMRSFDVLLDHFDRILEVEIEKAKKNGLKMYACIGIHPRAIPKNIDYDVLKSYFKKEGVIGVGEIGLEKCTKNEIEIFLNQVSIAKEMNLPVVIHTPRTNKEYVTREILENLETLSLSLEFKKKIVIEHVTKETIPILWDTDYNLGLTVQPQKLSSKDVFEIVSNYCEKRFLLNSDSSSAPSDIFSVPKTASKLKAKGISNSIIKAISHENTVRMFNLKI; encoded by the coding sequence ATGATTGATTCACATATTCACTCTGATTCAAGACCTTATGAAGATTTTGAGATAATGGCGGCAATTTTTGACTGCGTTATTACTCATGCACACGATCCATTGAAAATGAGGTCTTTTGACGTATTATTAGACCATTTTGATAGAATTTTGGAAGTTGAAATAGAAAAAGCCAAAAAAAACGGTCTTAAAATGTATGCATGCATTGGAATTCATCCAAGAGCAATTCCTAAAAATATCGACTATGATGTTTTAAAAAGTTATTTTAAAAAAGAAGGAGTTATTGGGGTTGGGGAAATAGGGCTTGAAAAATGCACTAAAAACGAAATTGAAATTTTCTTAAATCAGGTATCTATTGCAAAAGAAATGAATTTACCCGTAGTTATACACACTCCAAGAACTAATAAAGAATATGTTACAAGAGAAATTTTGGAAAATTTAGAAACACTATCTCTTTCTTTAGAATTTAAGAAAAAAATAGTTATAGAACACGTTACAAAAGAAACAATACCCATTTTGTGGGATACGGACTATAATCTCGGGCTTACAGTTCAACCTCAAAAATTATCTTCAAAAGATGTTTTTGAAATAGTTTCTAACTACTGCGAAAAAAGATTTTTATTGAATAGTGATAGTTCGTCTGCCCCTTCAGATATTTTTTCTGTTCCAAAAACAGCTTCAAAATTAAAAGCAAAAGGAATTTCAAATTCAATAATAAAAGCTATATCTCATGAGAATACAGTTAGAATGTTTAATTTAAAAATATAA
- the cfbD gene encoding Ni-sirohydrochlorin a,c-diamide reductive cyclase catalytic subunit, whose amino-acid sequence MILHPRPSPIAASMYQLRDIGIDAIILHGPSGCCFRTARLLEIDGIRVFTSSMSENDFIFGAMDKLRNVINEVLEYLKKECPKKEPYKIGVVGTCASMIIGEDLKSAVEEFEDIIIPVEIHSGLNDNTIGAVRAMEGALLSGLITNREYERQKKMLLKATEIEKARGMAKNKYLKPNYDDDLEKFIEILKNAKKEIKNGKNLKLACILNAKKETAYLFSNPLLELNKHFNCINIANLDENIGFDKIRKDAKNIVKEFNENGFKIDYITGGLDEYPIACENALSYLIELNPDIVIVSGVPHALLIEKLKDMNPNVITVGISDGPRLYHPIKEVYDFCIIELDAHAKVLGNEKIVKSRLGEILSYLNF is encoded by the coding sequence ATGATATTACACCCAAGACCTTCCCCAATTGCTGCTTCGATGTACCAGTTAAGAGACATTGGAATTGATGCAATAATTCTTCACGGCCCAAGTGGTTGCTGTTTTAGAACCGCAAGATTACTTGAAATCGATGGAATAAGGGTATTTACAAGTTCAATGAGTGAAAATGATTTTATTTTTGGTGCAATGGATAAATTAAGGAACGTAATTAACGAAGTTTTAGAATACTTAAAAAAAGAATGCCCAAAAAAAGAACCTTATAAAATAGGAGTTGTTGGAACATGTGCAAGCATGATTATTGGTGAAGACTTAAAAAGTGCTGTAGAAGAATTTGAAGATATTATTATTCCTGTTGAAATTCACAGCGGGCTAAATGACAACACAATTGGCGCAGTGCGTGCAATGGAAGGAGCCCTTTTATCGGGGCTAATTACTAATCGTGAGTATGAAAGACAGAAAAAAATGCTTTTGAAAGCAACTGAAATTGAAAAAGCACGTGGAATGGCAAAAAATAAATATTTAAAACCAAATTACGACGATGACCTTGAAAAATTTATTGAAATATTAAAAAACGCTAAAAAAGAGATTAAAAATGGAAAAAATTTAAAATTAGCCTGTATTTTAAATGCTAAAAAAGAAACTGCGTATCTATTTTCAAACCCACTTTTGGAATTAAACAAACATTTTAATTGCATAAACATTGCAAACCTCGATGAAAATATCGGATTCGATAAAATAAGAAAAGATGCTAAAAACATTGTTAAAGAATTTAATGAAAATGGGTTTAAAATTGATTATATAACTGGAGGACTTGATGAATACCCAATAGCATGTGAAAATGCACTATCTTATTTAATAGAATTAAATCCTGATATTGTAATTGTTTCAGGGGTTCCACATGCACTCTTAATTGAAAAATTAAAGGATATGAACCCAAATGTTATAACAGTAGGAATTAGTGACGGCCCAAGGCTTTATCATCCGATAAAAGAAGTTTACGACTTTTGCATAATCGAACTTGATGCCCATGCAAAAGTATTGGGAAATGAAAAAATTGTAAAGTCAAGGCTTGGGGAAATTTTAAGTTATTTAAATTTTTAA
- a CDS encoding DUF211 domain-containing protein, whose amino-acid sequence MTKLRRMVLDVLKTHEPKLTDLALKLCSLDGIDGVNITVYEIDKSTENIKITIEGYNLDYEAIKSIIESMNGVIHSIDEVAAGKKIVDEVKTPQDRY is encoded by the coding sequence TTGACAAAATTACGTAGGATGGTTCTAGATGTTTTAAAAACACATGAACCTAAATTGACAGATTTGGCACTTAAATTGTGTTCTTTAGATGGCATAGACGGGGTAAATATCACCGTTTATGAAATTGACAAATCGACTGAAAATATTAAAATTACAATTGAAGGGTATAATTTAGATTATGAGGCAATTAAGTCAATTATTGAATCAATGAATGGAGTTATTCACAGCATCGATGAAGTTGCAGCAGGCAAAAAAATTGTTGATGAAGTAAAAACTCCTCAAGATAGGTATTAA
- a CDS encoding replication factor C small subunit, translated as MQKPWVEKYRPENLDEVVGHQEIIKRLKNYVEKKSMPHLLFSGSPGVGKTTAALCLAKDLYGNTWKENFLELNSSDERGIDVIRTKVKDFARTKPIGDAPFKVIFLDESDALTSDAQNALRRTMEKYSDICRFVLSCNYPSKIIPPIQSRCAIFRFSPLKTEDLVKNLKEISEKESINVEKSGMDAIIYVSEGDMRKAINVLQTGAAVSKNINETVIYKVASKARPDEIKKMTELALNGKFVEAREQLYKLMIDWGMSGEDIIIQIFREVPNLEISEKEKVHLVEAIGECDFRIVEGANERIQLSALLAKMGILE; from the coding sequence ATGCAAAAACCATGGGTTGAAAAGTACAGGCCTGAAAACCTTGACGAAGTTGTTGGGCATCAAGAAATAATAAAAAGACTCAAAAATTATGTTGAAAAAAAATCAATGCCCCACTTATTATTTAGTGGATCCCCCGGTGTTGGAAAAACCACTGCTGCATTATGCCTTGCAAAAGACCTTTACGGAAATACTTGGAAAGAAAATTTCCTTGAATTAAACAGTTCTGATGAAAGGGGAATCGATGTAATTAGGACGAAAGTAAAGGACTTTGCAAGGACAAAACCAATTGGAGATGCGCCATTTAAAGTAATATTTTTAGATGAAAGTGATGCATTAACATCAGATGCGCAAAATGCACTTCGTAGAACGATGGAAAAGTATTCTGATATATGTAGATTCGTATTAAGCTGTAACTATCCAAGTAAAATTATTCCCCCAATACAGTCAAGATGTGCAATTTTTAGATTTTCACCGTTAAAAACCGAAGACCTTGTTAAAAATTTAAAGGAAATTTCTGAAAAAGAAAGTATAAATGTTGAAAAAAGTGGAATGGATGCAATAATCTATGTTTCAGAAGGGGACATGAGAAAAGCAATTAATGTATTACAAACCGGTGCTGCGGTTTCAAAAAATATAAATGAAACAGTAATTTATAAAGTCGCATCAAAGGCAAGGCCTGATGAAATTAAAAAAATGACTGAACTTGCATTAAATGGAAAATTCGTTGAAGCACGTGAACAGCTTTATAAGCTTATGATTGACTGGGGAATGAGTGGAGAAGATATAATAATACAGATATTTAGAGAAGTTCCAAATTTAGAAATTTCTGAAAAAGAAAAAGTGCATTTAGTTGAAGCAATCGGAGAATGTGATTTTAGAATTGTTGAAGGTGCAAATGAAAGGATACAGTTAAGTGCACTACTTGCAAAGATGGGAATTTTAGAGTGA
- a CDS encoding flavodoxin family protein — protein sequence MREEKKLVIYYSLTGNTEFVAEMISKYASADILKIELLRDISENKVSRFLELLRFILFRKKPEIKDILIDIDEYDTIYIGTPVWAGNMAAPIRTFFSKYKFSKKKVAVFCTADKNIGKTLERMKNELLDNKIIGGTIFLDVLNKKEETNDYVKNWVDGMYMLKE from the coding sequence TTGAGAGAAGAAAAAAAATTAGTAATATATTATTCTCTTACAGGAAATACTGAATTTGTTGCGGAAATGATTTCAAAATACGCTTCTGCAGATATTTTAAAAATTGAGCTTTTAAGAGATATCTCTGAAAATAAGGTTTCAAGATTTTTAGAACTTTTAAGGTTTATATTGTTTAGGAAAAAGCCGGAAATTAAGGATATTTTAATAGATATTGATGAATATGACACAATATATATTGGAACTCCCGTATGGGCTGGAAATATGGCTGCTCCAATAAGAACATTTTTTTCAAAATATAAATTCTCCAAAAAAAAAGTTGCAGTATTTTGTACGGCAGATAAAAATATTGGAAAAACCCTAGAACGTATGAAAAATGAACTTTTAGACAATAAAATTATTGGCGGAACGATTTTTTTAGATGTATTAAATAAAAAGGAAGAAACAAACGATTACGTTAAAAATTGGGTTGATGGAATGTACATGTTAAAAGAATAA
- a CDS encoding lactate utilization protein gives MNEVHEWHNELIGKKLIENLKKNLFDAYYFSSEKEVSEFILNYIGTGTKVGFGGSVTVNSLGILEKAIEKGAVILDHNTPEITIDEKMEIMRQQLTSDLFISSTNAITVDGKLVNVDGVGNRVSAMSFGPKKVIVVVGLNKLCKDVKTAFERIKMEAAPKNMKRLGFLNPCIKTGYCVNCDLETRACRIYSVIKKRPMLTDITVIVVQKSLGF, from the coding sequence ATGAATGAAGTTCACGAGTGGCATAATGAACTTATTGGAAAAAAACTCATTGAAAATTTAAAAAAAAATCTTTTTGATGCGTATTACTTTTCCAGCGAAAAAGAAGTTTCAGAATTTATTTTAAACTACATTGGAACCGGGACTAAAGTTGGATTTGGGGGATCAGTTACTGTAAACTCGTTAGGAATTTTAGAAAAAGCAATTGAAAAAGGGGCGGTAATTTTAGACCATAACACACCTGAAATTACAATTGATGAAAAAATGGAAATAATGCGACAGCAGTTAACATCGGATTTGTTTATTTCAAGTACAAATGCAATAACTGTTGATGGAAAACTTGTAAATGTGGATGGCGTTGGAAATAGGGTTTCAGCAATGTCATTTGGCCCAAAAAAAGTAATTGTTGTAGTTGGGTTAAATAAACTTTGTAAGGATGTAAAAACCGCATTTGAAAGGATTAAAATGGAAGCGGCTCCAAAAAATATGAAACGATTGGGATTTTTAAACCCATGTATAAAAACAGGTTATTGTGTAAATTGTGATTTAGAAACCCGTGCATGCAGAATTTATTCAGTAATTAAAAAAAGACCAATGCTTACTGATATTACTGTAATCGTTGTACAAAAAAGCCTTGGATTTTAA
- a CDS encoding DUF378 domain-containing protein, translated as METEHTIEKKAHKTTHSQSQKDYLDWLSIVLVIIGGLNWGLVGAINIDLVQLLFGGFPMVARIIYILVGLAAVYMIYFATKK; from the coding sequence ATGGAAACAGAACATACAATTGAAAAAAAAGCACATAAAACTACCCATTCACAGTCTCAGAAGGATTATTTGGACTGGCTTTCGATTGTTCTTGTTATAATTGGGGGTTTAAACTGGGGATTAGTTGGCGCGATTAATATCGACCTTGTGCAACTATTATTCGGTGGATTTCCAATGGTTGCAAGAATAATTTATATTTTAGTTGGACTTGCTGCCGTCTACATGATTTACTTTGCTACAAAAAAATAA
- a CDS encoding ATP-grasp domain-containing protein: protein MGKLGVFVDRQTLSSSNQLRSLIRFRDIAESMGHEFYFLFPNEINKIKTLDGLFIRCKTDPMNISYVASRMAELHGVKVIDDSKSIRICADKINMYSHMIKNGINIPKTIFMKKSEVNEGNAEKIISELGLPLVLKEPSTSFSVRVEKITSLEEFMKVANRFTRLSDIFVVQEFIGSKFDWRIGVINGEIIYTCKYHLPKESFKIQDCIDGHMVFCTVESIPLDEVPKKVLELGLKAANAVGNGLYGIDLKERNGEVYVIEVNDNPSMETTEDEFYPEAYLKIISYIMNTDKSNFHKNELNISEALETNGVVNDRN, encoded by the coding sequence ATGGGAAAATTAGGAGTTTTTGTAGATAGGCAAACTTTAAGTAGTTCAAATCAACTCCGCTCACTTATTCGTTTTAGAGATATTGCTGAATCGATGGGACATGAGTTTTATTTTTTATTTCCAAATGAAATTAATAAAATAAAGACTTTAGATGGTCTTTTTATACGCTGTAAAACAGATCCCATGAATATAAGTTATGTAGCATCGAGAATGGCAGAATTACATGGGGTAAAAGTAATAGATGATTCAAAGTCGATTAGAATATGTGCGGATAAAATAAATATGTATTCCCACATGATTAAAAATGGAATTAATATTCCAAAAACTATATTTATGAAAAAATCAGAAGTAAATGAAGGAAATGCGGAAAAAATAATAAGTGAATTAGGGCTCCCACTTGTACTTAAGGAACCTTCAACATCATTTTCAGTTCGTGTTGAAAAAATTACGTCTCTTGAAGAATTTATGAAAGTTGCAAACCGATTTACACGTCTTTCTGACATTTTTGTCGTCCAAGAATTTATAGGAAGTAAATTTGACTGGAGAATTGGCGTTATAAATGGGGAAATAATATACACATGTAAATACCATCTTCCAAAAGAAAGTTTTAAGATACAAGACTGTATTGACGGGCATATGGTTTTTTGCACTGTTGAAAGTATTCCATTAGATGAAGTCCCAAAAAAAGTCCTTGAACTTGGTTTAAAGGCAGCAAATGCTGTTGGGAACGGACTTTATGGGATAGACTTAAAAGAAAGAAATGGTGAAGTTTACGTAATAGAGGTAAATGATAATCCATCTATGGAAACAACGGAAGATGAATTTTACCCTGAAGCGTATTTAAAAATAATTTCGTACATAATGAATACAGATAAGTCTAATTTCCACAAAAACGAATTAAATATTTCAGAAGCTTTGGAAACAAATGGTGTGGTTAATGATAGGAACTGA
- a CDS encoding CBS domain-containing protein has protein sequence MLFKKLSTIERVYNIGLEHESLINVFKYITTFINESENDLIRLYDLKILEKISASEIMTKKVISLKEDDSTEELVRLIKEYRHMGYPVVDSNNKLSGIVTFEDLRTKKQKFGALKKLKIKDIMTKKGNLITISNETSASEAQRIMVKHDIGRLIVVDSMENFVGILTKGDIVRTFEIYGENTKVNDCRHITNIYFYDDNKSKVENLAEDLIVLMGARGYIITEKSDYIEISDREWESIAKIMKRNKKIDHISITTNLLNILDLNITKEILNLMEKPKFEEIIITDHITLVDERSTIQRFITDVTIFEKSMKTFGTITVRIDF, from the coding sequence ATGTTATTTAAAAAGCTTTCAACAATTGAACGGGTTTATAATATTGGTTTAGAGCATGAATCATTAATAAATGTCTTTAAATACATTACAACTTTTATAAATGAGTCTGAAAATGACCTTATACGGCTTTACGATTTAAAAATACTTGAAAAGATTTCAGCAAGCGAAATAATGACAAAAAAAGTCATTTCACTAAAAGAAGATGATAGTACTGAGGAATTAGTGCGCCTTATAAAAGAGTACCGGCACATGGGATATCCAGTAGTTGATTCAAATAATAAACTTTCAGGCATAGTTACTTTTGAGGATTTGAGGACTAAAAAACAGAAATTTGGGGCGCTAAAGAAGCTAAAAATAAAAGATATAATGACAAAAAAAGGCAATTTAATAACTATTTCTAACGAAACTTCCGCTTCCGAAGCACAGCGAATAATGGTAAAACACGACATTGGAAGATTAATTGTAGTTGATTCAATGGAAAATTTTGTTGGAATACTAACCAAAGGAGATATTGTAAGGACTTTTGAGATATATGGGGAGAATACAAAGGTAAATGATTGCAGGCACATTACAAACATCTATTTTTACGATGATAATAAATCAAAAGTGGAAAATCTTGCAGAAGACCTCATAGTTTTAATGGGTGCAAGAGGATATATTATTACTGAAAAATCGGATTACATCGAAATATCTGATAGAGAATGGGAGTCCATTGCCAAAATCATGAAAAGAAATAAAAAAATAGACCATATTTCAATAACGACAAATTTATTGAATATTCTTGACCTAAATATCACCAAAGAAATTTTAAATTTGATGGAAAAGCCCAAATTTGAAGAAATAATTATTACTGACCACATCACGTTAGTAGATGAGCGTTCAACTATCCAAAGATTTATCACCGATGTAACAATTTTTGAAAAGAGTATGAAGACTTTTGGGACAATTACTGTCAGGATTGACTTTTAA
- a CDS encoding RimK-like ATPgrasp N-terminal domain-containing protein: MTFIPKKGFFLNKGSYTVVKDGIDCVISKDYFYKTESYYEIILKEINGEDKVFPNSKDVLDAYVVPIALKRAEISGIPTCNFEISYGYVPFPSIVYSLNYFSDPSIYYVVKNCDESKKASKHVTNCGKYPLCYQNISEDSSIVDFSVIFGQTDVENEQLKYIAGKIYEIFKIPLLKVLCVNKDGKMLLSSISPLNTSKLTKKEKELIEKTLLVD; encoded by the coding sequence GTGACTTTTATTCCTAAAAAAGGGTTTTTTTTAAATAAAGGTTCATATACTGTTGTAAAAGACGGAATAGACTGTGTAATAAGCAAAGATTATTTTTACAAAACAGAAAGCTACTATGAAATAATTTTAAAAGAAATTAATGGGGAAGACAAAGTATTTCCAAATAGTAAGGATGTTTTAGATGCTTATGTAGTTCCAATTGCATTGAAACGTGCGGAAATTTCAGGAATTCCAACATGTAATTTTGAGATATCCTATGGATACGTCCCATTTCCATCTATAGTTTATTCATTAAATTATTTTTCAGACCCTTCAATTTATTACGTTGTTAAAAACTGCGATGAATCAAAAAAAGCCTCAAAACACGTGACAAACTGTGGTAAGTACCCACTTTGCTACCAGAATATTTCGGAAGATTCAAGCATTGTTGATTTTTCAGTAATATTTGGGCAAACTGACGTGGAAAATGAACAGTTAAAATATATTGCAGGTAAAATATACGAAATTTTCAAAATCCCCCTATTAAAGGTATTGTGTGTTAATAAGGATGGCAAAATGCTTCTTTCATCAATATCTCCACTTAATACTTCAAAACTCACTAAAAAAGAAAAGGAACTTATTGAAAAGACCTTGTTGGTGGATTAA